Below is a genomic region from Miscanthus floridulus cultivar M001 chromosome 1, ASM1932011v1, whole genome shotgun sequence.
AGCTGATCGGTGTACACGACCCGTCTGAGCAAGAGGGGAAGGGAAGCCTCGGTGCTCTCGCGTTATAATCCGGCGCCGGCCGGACCATGCAAACTTAACACCTCTGTTCACGCACGCTCGTGAACTGCAGACTGTTGAGAGGTCTCGTCTAGTGTGGCTCGCTGGTCTGCATGTCCAGCCGGGCGGGCACATGCATGGCACGTACGTACGCGCGCGCGGCTCACCGGAGTTAAACCTCGGACGTAGTAAAAACCAGAGCAGCACGTTGGTGGTgcactgcagcatctatccacgACGACAGGACGGTGGATCAAAATAAAAACCTGGGACGTGACGTGGTGTCTAAACGGGCACGATTGAATTTATCCCACAGTGGTACACAGCACAGCCACCCAGTAACTTCCCGATGAAATGCTTGCACGTGAGCCGCTGCTGCCTGCGACTGCGAGAGCAGCAAAGGAGACAGGGGTACAGCGCGCGGTGCATCCTGTGGGGGTAACGCCACCGGGGGGTGGTGACGGTGAATGGGGGCGCGTGGGCCCCCGTCAAGCCATCACCCCCACCCGCACGCCCAAACCGAATTAGCCGGGCGCCACCCCACCCCCGTTTCGTTTCCACCTCCCCGTCGCCACGTCGGCGCTACCCTCCGGCCTCCGCCCCGCCCGCCGCTATGGCGCTATATCTTCACGCCGATCGCTTCGCCCCCTCACCCTTCCTCCCCAGCTTTCCACGACCCTTTCGCCAAACAGCGCGCACGCTCGGCTCGCTGGCTACCGCCAAGCGAGCTCTTCTTCTCCAGTTCTCCCCTGTTCCATGCACCACCGGTTGCTCCTAGGTTCCTAGCTAGCTAGACAGGGCTTGCATTGAGACTGAACGCTCTCCGCTTGCAGTCTGTGTCCGTCTGTGTGTTGCATCAGGACGCGAGGTTGGTTTGTCTGCTGGGATGGAGAGGTGGGGGGACAAGGACAAGGGGGCGGCTCTGGCGCCGGGGAGGGCGAGGCGGTACGCCGACCAGCCGTCCTTCTCGTCCACGCTGCTTGACGCCATATACAAGTCCATGGACGAGCCCGGCGACGGGGCaacacccgccgccgccgcggcagcgACCAAGAAGCAGAACCCGGACCTGCACTACAGCTACCACTACAAGGCGTCGCTGCCGGGGAGCTACCGCGGcagcagggcggcggcggcaacggccCCGGGGCCGCACGCCGCCACCACGTCGAGCTCCTCCGAGTGCTCCAGCTACGGCGGGTTCTCGTCGTCGGAGGCGGAGTCGTCGCAGCACCGGCGCCTGCGGCCCATACGCACGAGcgtcgccaccaccgccgctgcgGCGGCCACTGCGCCCGCGCCTGCGCTCGCGCcggagcagaagaagaaggccGGCGCCAACATCCGCGCCAAGCTGAGGGACCTCCGCAAGCCGGCGTCCCCGGGCGCGCGGCTCGCGGGGTTCCTCAACGCCATCTTCAACGGCAGGCGCGCGCCGCAGACGCCGCCGTCGGCGTCGTGTGGCGCGGCGGCGGAGTCCGCGTGCTCCACGGCGTCGTCCTACTCGCGCTCCTGCCTCAGCAAGACGCCGTCCACGCGGGGCCAGCCGAAGCGGACCGTGCGGTTCCTGGAcagcgacgacggcgaggcggcgGCCGCGGTCCCCGCCCGGAGGGTGCAGGTCGGGGTGGCGGAGCTGGAGCAGATGCTGCTCCACCGGATGGAGATGGACagcgacgaggacgacgaggacgaggagagCAGCGACGCCAGCTCCGACCTCTTCGACCTCGAGAATTTCGCGGCCGTTGCCCCGGACGCCGGCGCCGGGGCCGCCGCGTACAGGGACGAGCTGCCAGTGTACGAGACGACGAGGGTGGTGCTGGGCCACCGCGCCATTGGCCACGGGTACGCGCACGGGAGGAGTACCAGGGTGGTGTGATCTTGCTGCCGGGATTCATCATTCATTCCGGTTCCGGGGGGCCAGGGGTAACTGTAAAATGGTAAATGGTGGAGTAACTGTAAAATACAAGTGAGCGGTTGTTTGTGAGGGAAATGGGATTATTGGGGCAACAAGTGTTTGCTACTCGTActcgagatttt
It encodes:
- the LOC136505924 gene encoding protein BIG GRAIN 1-like, coding for MERWGDKDKGAALAPGRARRYADQPSFSSTLLDAIYKSMDEPGDGATPAAAAAATKKQNPDLHYSYHYKASLPGSYRGSRAAAATAPGPHAATTSSSSECSSYGGFSSSEAESSQHRRLRPIRTSVATTAAAAATAPAPALAPEQKKKAGANIRAKLRDLRKPASPGARLAGFLNAIFNGRRAPQTPPSASCGAAAESACSTASSYSRSCLSKTPSTRGQPKRTVRFLDSDDGEAAAAVPARRVQVGVAELEQMLLHRMEMDSDEDDEDEESSDASSDLFDLENFAAVAPDAGAGAAAYRDELPVYETTRVVLGHRAIGHGYAHGRSTRVV